A window of Conger conger chromosome 13, fConCon1.1, whole genome shotgun sequence contains these coding sequences:
- the clasrp gene encoding CLK4-associating serine/arginine rich protein isoform X2 encodes MWQEARKHERKLRGMMVDYKRRGERRREYYEKIKKDPAQFLQVHGRAYKIHLDSAVALAAESPINMMPWQGDTSNMIDRFDVRAHLDYIPTYTPPLLNTVTPEQESEERKCNYERYRGLVQNDFASISEEQCLYQIYVDELYGGLQRPNEDEKKKLAEKKASIGYTYEDSTVTEPDGQSDKGEDEDSENSESEEDEGIPDIDVEVDVDELNQEQVEDLNKMATPYGMAEGDFVRMLRKDKEEVEAIKHAKALEAEKAMYSGRRSRRQRREFREKRLKGRQISPPSYARRDSPTYDPYKRPQSESSSESRSRSRSPGNDKITFITSFGGSDEEGAPPAPAPPAHAGHAPSNSQHHPAGHSRGSRRRSSSSPSSSSSSSSSSRSSSRRSSSRSSSRSRRGRRRGGRDGRRSRSRSRRSGSRSRRSASRSRRSASRSRRSGSRSRRSGSRSRARGGGAGAGARRRYGRSRSRSGDRGRRHAPRRRTRSRSGSRLGDRFRRGGRGPGPRRGGSSSRSPSQSPPPSRSPSPAPRHGPPAALALCDKLRKPDTPGGKETGAAKPKMTPQEKLKLRMQKALNKQSKADKKAAQVKVQQQEYKRQEREGELRAMARKIRMNVGCSRERERREKERDEWERQYGRQSHSPSPIPKYSRDYSSSRSPPLSPSLSRRSRSRSRSPYYRY; translated from the exons ATGTGGCAGGAAGCCCGCAAACATGAGCGCAAGCTGCGCGGGATGATGGTGGACTACAAACGCCGCGGCGAGCGCCGGCGGGAGTACTACGAGAAAATA AAAAAAGACCCAGCCCAGTTCCTGCAGGTTCATGGCCGGGCCTACAAGATCCACTTGGACTCAGCAGTGGCGCTGGCTGCTGAGAGCCCCATCAACAT GATGCCGTGGCAGGGAGACACTAGCAACATGATTGACAGGTTTGATGTGAGGGCACACCTGGACTACATTCCGACCTACACGCCCCCCCTTCTCAACACTGT GACCCCGGAGCAGGAGTCAGAGGAGAGGAAATGTAACTACGAGCGCTACAGAGGGCTGGTGCAGAACGACTTCGCCAGCA TCTCTGAGGAGCAGTGCCTGTACCAGATTTATGTTGACGAGCTCTACGGTGGCCTGCAGAGGCCAAATGAAGACGAGAAGAAAAA GCTCGCAGAAAAGAAGGCGTCTATTGGCTACACGTACGAGGACAGCACCGTGACCGAGCCGGACGGGCAGTCAGACAAAGGGGAGGACGAGGACTCTGAGAACAGCGAATCGGAGGAGGATGAGGGAATCCCCGACATTG ATGTGGAGGTGGACGTGGATGAGCTGAACCAGGAACAGGTGGAGGATCTTAACAAGATGGCCACGCCTTACGGGATGGCTGAAGGAGACTTTGTCAG GATGCTGAGGAAGGACAAAGAGGAAGTTGAGGCCATAAAACATGCCAAGGCCCTGGAGGCGGAGAAGGCCATGTACTCG GGCCGACGGTCTCGCCGACAGAGGAGGGAATTTAGGGAGAAGAGACTGAAGGGAAGGCAGATCAGCCCCCCCAG CTATGCCAGGAGAGACAGCCCGACCTACGACCCCTACAAACG CCCCCAGTCGGAGTCGAGCTCGGAGTcgcgctcccgctcccgctccccaGGGAACGACAAGATCACCTTCATCACCAGCTTCGGCGGCAGCGATGAGGAGGGTGCCCCGCCCGcgccggccccgcccgcccacGCCGGCCACGCCCCCAGCAACTCCCAGCACCACCCCGCAGGTCATAGCAGGGGCTCCCG ACGCCGCTCCTCCTCcagcccttcctcctcctcctcctcctcttcctcctcgcgCTCCAGCTCCCGCCGCTCTTCGTCACGCTCCTCCTCGCGCTCACGACGGGGCCGTCgccggggagggagggacggccgccgctcccgctcccgctcccggcGTTCCGGGTCCCGCTCCCGGCGTTCCGCGTCCCGCTCCCGGCGCTCCGCGTCCCGCTCCCGGCGTTCCGGATCCAGATCCCGCCGTTCCGGATCCAGATCCCGGGCccgcgggggcggggcgggggccggggcccgCAGGCGATACGGGCGGAGCCGCTCCCGCTCTGGCGACAGGGGCCGGCGCCACGCCCCCCGCAGGCGCACCAG atcccGGTCCGGTTCCCGCCTGGGCGATCGTTTCAGGCGCGGGGGCCGCGGGCCCGGGCCCCGGCGGGGGGGCAGCAGCAGCCGGAGCCCCTCCCAGTCCCCCCCGCCCAGCCGCTCCCCGTCCCCCGCCCCCCGACACGGCCCGCCCGCAGCCCTGGCTCTCTGTGACAAGCTGAGAAA GCCTGATACTCCGGGTGGTAAAGAGACGGGAGCTGCCAAA CCCAAGATGACCCCCCAGGAGAAGCTGAAGCTGCGGATGCAGAAGGCTCTCAACAAGCAAT CCAAGGCGGATAAGAAAGCCGCGCAGGTGAAGGTGCAGCAGCAGGAGTataagagacag GAACGAGAGGGCGAGCTCAGAGCCATGGCACGCAAGATCCGCATGAA TGTTGGGTGTTCCAGGGAACGGGAGCGGCGTGAGAAGGAGAGGGACGAATGGGAAAGACAGTATGGGAGACAGAGCCATTCCCCCTCCCCGATTCCCAAATACA GTCGCGATTACAGTTCATCCAGAAG ccctcctctctccccctctctgtccaggAGGTCTCGTTCTCGCTCAAGGAGCCCGTACTACCGATACTGa